A section of the Terriglobia bacterium genome encodes:
- a CDS encoding winged helix-turn-helix domain-containing protein, which produces MSDSPIPPKSTVRFGAFEVNLQTGELRKKGLKIRLEGQPMQVLALLLDRPGELITREEVKQRLWPADTFVDFEVSINAAVKRLRQALGDSADSPRFIETLPRRGYRFIYPIEPVGSATAVAWMQRYRLGVLAAVVVVGLALVWGSAWLTRNRTPEITSLAVLPLQNLTGDPEQEYFVDGLHDELITELAQISALKVISRTSVLRYKQQKKPLPEVARELGVDGILEGTVRVGGDRIRMTVQLISAKDDRHLWAQSYDSDPREASRLPGLIAWTLARKLHIELTEQERLLLDNAKGVDPAVSKAYFKGHYYASKTTKEQMWKAIGYFHEALDADPSYAPAWAALGQCYERLAAQAHEDTVAQAKEALEKAVALDPMLREPHQALGRLKLAAWDWEGAAREFQRASEIDPNWPGPEMFLSATGQKEQSVLVARKTAARDPLNYSVQLSAGWTYFMAGHYDEAIAQLQRTERLDPAIHHAHYEMAWAYTKKRMFSEAIEECETALARLQQKQPEAAVVDSCGWVYAAGGRRAEALEIARRIETKRAEGASIAAAHIYDALGDRERALGILTQAYESHDPQLPRQWLSPMLSDEIKADPRFQELIHRTGNPWARFPQNSASADTAKATEARVP; this is translated from the coding sequence TTGTCCGACTCGCCTATCCCGCCGAAATCCACGGTCCGCTTCGGGGCCTTCGAAGTGAACCTCCAAACCGGAGAACTGCGCAAGAAGGGGCTGAAGATCCGACTCGAGGGCCAGCCCATGCAGGTACTGGCACTGCTGCTGGACCGGCCCGGGGAATTGATCACGCGCGAAGAAGTCAAGCAGAGGCTCTGGCCGGCCGACACGTTCGTCGATTTCGAAGTCAGCATCAACGCCGCGGTCAAGAGGCTGCGTCAGGCCCTGGGAGACTCGGCCGACAGCCCGCGGTTCATCGAGACGCTTCCCCGCCGCGGCTACCGCTTCATATATCCGATCGAGCCAGTCGGAAGCGCGACCGCCGTCGCTTGGATGCAGCGGTATCGCCTGGGAGTGCTGGCGGCCGTCGTCGTCGTCGGCTTAGCCCTGGTGTGGGGAAGCGCGTGGTTGACCAGGAATCGGACGCCGGAGATCACCTCGCTGGCGGTGCTCCCGCTACAGAACCTGACCGGGGACCCCGAGCAGGAATACTTCGTGGACGGGCTGCACGATGAACTGATCACGGAATTGGCCCAGATCAGCGCACTGAAAGTGATTTCGCGCACTTCCGTGCTGCGTTACAAGCAACAGAAAAAGCCGCTGCCGGAGGTCGCGCGTGAATTGGGAGTCGACGGGATCCTGGAAGGCACAGTCCGAGTGGGCGGCGACCGCATCCGGATGACGGTACAGCTCATCTCGGCAAAGGACGATCGCCATCTGTGGGCCCAGAGCTACGACAGCGATCCGCGGGAAGCTTCCCGGCTGCCCGGCCTGATCGCCTGGACGCTGGCCAGGAAACTGCACATCGAATTGACCGAGCAAGAGCGGCTCCTGCTGGACAACGCCAAGGGCGTGGATCCAGCGGTGTCGAAGGCTTATTTCAAGGGCCACTATTACGCGAGCAAGACGACGAAGGAGCAGATGTGGAAGGCGATCGGGTATTTTCACGAAGCGCTCGATGCAGATCCCAGCTACGCGCCCGCCTGGGCTGCGCTGGGCCAATGTTATGAGCGGCTGGCGGCACAGGCACACGAGGACACTGTTGCGCAGGCCAAGGAGGCCTTGGAGAAGGCAGTGGCCCTCGACCCGATGCTCCGAGAACCACACCAGGCGCTCGGGCGATTGAAACTGGCGGCGTGGGACTGGGAGGGCGCGGCGCGCGAGTTTCAGCGGGCATCGGAGATAGATCCGAACTGGCCGGGGCCGGAGATGTTCCTGTCGGCAACGGGACAAAAAGAGCAATCGGTGCTGGTAGCGCGCAAGACGGCGGCACGCGATCCTCTGAATTACAGCGTGCAATTGTCGGCCGGGTGGACGTATTTCATGGCCGGACATTACGACGAAGCCATCGCCCAGCTCCAGAGGACCGAGCGGCTGGATCCTGCGATTCATCACGCCCACTACGAAATGGCGTGGGCCTACACGAAAAAGCGGATGTTTTCCGAGGCGATCGAAGAGTGCGAGACCGCCCTAGCCAGGCTGCAACAGAAACAGCCAGAGGCCGCGGTGGTGGACAGCTGCGGGTGGGTCTATGCCGCCGGAGGGCGGCGCGCCGAGGCGCTGGAGATCGCCCGCAGGATCGAGACCAAACGCGCCGAAGGCGCGTCTATCGCGGCGGCACACATCTACGATGCGCTGGGAGACCGCGAGCGCGCGTTAGGCATTCTGACCCAAGCCTACGAGTCGCACGACCCGCAACTGCCGCGCCAGTGGCTGAGCCCGATGTTGTCGGACGAGATCAAGGCCGATCCGCGGTTCCAGGAACTGATCCATCGCACCGGCAATCCCTGGGCACGATTTCCTCAAAACAGCGCATCCGCCGATACCGCGAAAGCAACGGAAGCAAGGGTCCCATGA